TATCAGGGTGCAGATGCAGAGGCCTATAATCATAGAAGTAGTGGCTGAAACTAtggaggcaaattttgcagctttaCCATTCCCTGCTCCAAGCTCATTAGCTACCCTTACCCTGAACAGTTAACAGCGAAGCGCACGAAGTCACTACCAACTCTCTTTACAAGTTGAATAGATCAAGATAAAGAGAATTACCCAGTTGCAGCAAAGAAGGCAAGTGGAATCATCATTTCCCATGAATTTATGTTCATACTGTAAACTCCTCAGAAAAACATATTCATAAATTagaaaaaaatatttggagaTTTAAAACATAAGCTCAGAACAAGAATACTAACCAGACAGCCAGAGCTGACACCGCAATTTTGACATTGTTCAACTTCCCTGTCATTAGCATTAGTATTCTGTAGTACCAAACCTCCAAGCTGAACAATTTCAATTTAGTACAATCAAATAAGGCCACAACTGAGTCGAACAGGTaataattttgaaaagaaaaataaaaactgaaaataagaaaaataccaCAACATGACCCCAGAAGCCGCAGAGAGTTTGAAATAATCCCACAGGCCAGAAAAGGCTTCCGTAGAAAAACCGCCCCAAGTTTCAGGGCAACCCCCACAAACAACATAACAAAATAATCCCAAATCTAAAATCCACCATGAGATATTGATAGTGATAGCAGATCCAATTATACCGACACCAAGCTTGTGAACAAATAACCAGCTTATGAAAATATGAATTGTTACAGCAAACAAAGAAATCCAAGCAGAAGCATATGCCTTACGTTGACTCTGAAGAAATCGTTGTAATGGAAATTGAAAAGCATATGCAAAATGAAGTGGAATCAACCATAAACTCAATAACCCTGATAGTTCAGCAACATCGTCTGGCTGACCCAAGAATCTAAGAATTggtgaaatgaaaaagaaaagcgGTAGAAGTAAAATTGCGGTGACAAACTGAACAATCCATGAACGTTGCATGAAAATCCCTAACATATGGTATCTCTTAGCTCCATAAGCTTGGCCACACAGTGTCTCCAGTGCACTTGCCATTC
This is a stretch of genomic DNA from Papaver somniferum cultivar HN1 chromosome 1, ASM357369v1, whole genome shotgun sequence. It encodes these proteins:
- the LOC113311474 gene encoding protein DETOXIFICATION 27-like isoform X2 translates to MASALETLCGQAYGAKRYHMLGIFMQRSWIVQFVTAILLLPLFFFISPILRFLGQPDDVAELSGLLSLWLIPLHFAYAFQFPLQRFLQSQRKAYASAWISLFAVTIHIFISWLFVHKLGVGIIGSAITINISWWILDLGLFCYVVCGGCPETWGGFSTEAFSGLWDYFKLSAASGVMLCLEVWYYRILMLMTGKLNNVKIAVSALAVCMNINSWEMMIPLAFFAATGVRVANELGAGNGKAAKFASIVSATTSMIIGLCICTLIIIFHEKLSFLFTTSDVVIQAVDKLTFLLGITILLNSIQPILSGVAVGSGWQASVAYINLGCYYVVGVPLGVTLGWVFHLGVGGIWSGMIGGTVAQTLILIIMTMRCDWDLQAEKASSRMRMLATPSSKA
- the LOC113311474 gene encoding protein DETOXIFICATION 27-like isoform X1; amino-acid sequence: MENGVVSNGGREEIMGPLLEGNNGYHSQNENDLVRRVWIESKKLWHIAGPGIFSRISGFSITIITIAFAGNLGNLELASISIAINVFMGFNFGLMLGMASALETLCGQAYGAKRYHMLGIFMQRSWIVQFVTAILLLPLFFFISPILRFLGQPDDVAELSGLLSLWLIPLHFAYAFQFPLQRFLQSQRKAYASAWISLFAVTIHIFISWLFVHKLGVGIIGSAITINISWWILDLGLFCYVVCGGCPETWGGFSTEAFSGLWDYFKLSAASGVMLCLEVWYYRILMLMTGKLNNVKIAVSALAVCMNINSWEMMIPLAFFAATGVRVANELGAGNGKAAKFASIVSATTSMIIGLCICTLIIIFHEKLSFLFTTSDVVIQAVDKLTFLLGITILLNSIQPILSGVAVGSGWQASVAYINLGCYYVVGVPLGVTLGWVFHLGVGGIWSGMIGGTVAQTLILIIMTMRCDWDLQAEKASSRMRMLATPSSKA